The following DNA comes from Kluyveromyces lactis strain NRRL Y-1140 chromosome E complete sequence.
GgtttttcatcaacttccATAGCTTTGACACGAGAATCAAACTCCGATGGTAATGTatccaaaatcaaatatGAATCTTTATTTACACCAACTAAATCATTTGGTTTAAGCTTTACTGGATCCACTAATCCTACCATAGGTAGGAACACCGTTTGTCTGGAAGAAGTCTTGATTACAGCAGCTTTACCCTTAGCGGCATTATCTAAATTGACATTACCGCCTTGAGTGTCAATCTCGTTGGAATCCTGTAATTCATCCATATCCataatttcaacaacattCGCCACTAAATACGGTAATTGTTTGTtattcttgatcttttcttgattaTCCTTAATCTTCTCTAGCATCTGACTGTTTTCATGAGACAAACGTTGTAGTTCGGATCTGAATATCCTAATTTCGTTATCTAGCAACTTCGCACGAGTAGTTAGTTCGGAAGCTGATagattgaaaaattcttgatcgatatcatcatcatctggCTGACTTTGgttattcaattcttctaacGTAGACATCACTTATTCGTGTTTATATGTATGTCTATTTTCTTTGCCAATCTCAAACAATGTTTCCTCAATATAATACCTATAAAAACGTTGTGCTTTTCCAGCTCGCTTCTCTTTACAAGGGTTTTGGTACCAATTGCACAGTCTAGTATTAATCACAGACAGATGGACTACCGTGTTCTTCTCACTTTTAAATCGTCTTTTGCCACCAGAACCTGGTATTTCAGAACATATACATTGATTAAATGAATTTGTTAAGCTTTAAAGATcccattgaaaaaaagggcagaaattaaaatatccgggtaacgaaatatttatttcattaaaaTCGATATACTATTTACTTATAATATACGTATAGTTTAGTGGTATAGATCTATGGTACAGTGGTGGGTGtggtaataataatgatatcaaatcattaattCTCTAGCtcctttttcaattccttgGTGAAATCATCCTCTACTTCGATATCGTCCCAGTCTTCAGCCCAAAGGtttgaatcttttgttAGATCTTGTGAAACAGGTTGCGATGGCCAAGAATCAGCTGGGAAATCCTCgaattcatcgtcatccTCAAGAGAAGATTTTCTTGGTTCTTTATTTGACATCTTTTCGCTTGTACAACGCTGATGTATCAGGTCAAAGTGTATATCAGGGGCTGTATATATCTTGAGTGAATCTATATGTAGTATTACTTATAAGGTTTGCCACTATTTCAGACCTTTTTGTAGCTTTTGGATGATTGTTTATTGGTCCGGGTAATGAAACGGCTTTGACAGCATAAAAGACAGGACACATTGAGGCCAAACGCAAAGGGTGGTAAATCGTTGTGCAGAGTGTATTAATGCATCGCCTCAGTACAATATATCCCAAAAATTAGGGACCGTCAAATCACCTAGCTCTCTGTAATCCATGTGTTAGCCTTTTCTATGATTTATAGTTGTCACCCACACACCACACGTTTAATATTCAATtgtaaaagaaaaaaagtttgaaaaaattctggatcagaagaattggaaagaaatcCACGATGAGCTTAAAGCTGTctaattcaattgattcaatgaGGCTAcatatttgatattctATTCATCCGGTTGATTTTGTTGGCAGTCAGTGTGGCAAATCAATTTTTACTCAATCTTGCTAGAGATATCAAAGTGGAATTATCACACCAGTTTGAGGCTTTTGTGTTGTCTGTCTCTGCTATACTTGCCCATTAGTTTTCTAGTTTCATTTCGGACAAGTGATGAAAGAGACTGTAATTGACATCGCTCCCAAGAAGATTAAAGGGATCAGCTTCTCAGCGCTGAGTGCAGCCGATATCGTTTCTCAATCTGAAGTTGAGATCTCTACAAGGGATttatttgatcttgataATGGTAGATCAGCGAAGGAGGGCGGTGCGTTAGACCCCAGAATGGgtgtttcttcttcgcAGGCAGAGTGTACTACGTGTCACGGTAATTTAGCTTCATGCCACGGTCATTTCGGTCATATCAAATTGGCGCTTCCTGTGTTCCATGTTGGTTATTTTAAGGCTACGATTCAAATATTACAAAGTGTCTGCAAAGGATGCGGCGCCCTGTTActttcagaagaagacaaaCGTAAGTTCTTAACGGAGTTACGTCGTCCAGGTATGGATAACTTGAGAAGAATGAACATCTTAAAGAAAATCCTAGATCAGTGTAAAAAACAGAGACGCTGTTTTGAATGTGGTGAATTGAACGGTGTAGTTAAAAAAGCAGCGGCAGGTTCTGGGTCTGCTGCTTTGAAAATCATTCATGATACTTTCCGCTGGGTTGGTAAGAAATCTGCACCAGAGAAGGAACAATGGATTGGAGATTGGAAACAAGTCTTGGAAAACAATCCTGAATTGGAACGTTATGTGAAAAGATGTATGGACGATTTAAATCCATTGAAAGTATTGAATCTATTCAAACAGATTAAACCGAATGACTGTGAATTGTTAGGTATCGATTCCACCAGCAAATCAGGAAGACCGGAAACGTATATATGGAGATATCTACCTGCTCCTCCAGTTTGTATTCGTCCCTCTGTTATGATGCAAGATTCACCAGCTTCGAACGAAGATGATCTAACGGTAAAACTAACGGAAATTGTATGGACTTCGTCTTTGATTAAAGCCGGCTTAGAAAAGGGTATATCAATTAATAACATGATGGAACAATGGGATTATTTGCAGCTTGCCGTAGCGATGTATATTAACTCCGATTCAGTTAATCCATCTATGCTTCCGGGCTCTTCAGGAACTAAATCAAAACCCATCAGAGGCTTTTGTCAAAGATTGAAGGGTAAACAGGGTAGATTTAGAGGTAATTTATCTGGTAAGCGTGTTGATTTTTCAGGTAGAACTGTCATCTCTCCGGATCCTAATCTATCTATTGACGAAGTTGCCGTCCCTGATAGAGTG
Coding sequences within:
- the SEM1 gene encoding proteasome regulatory particle lid subunit SEM1 (similar to uniprot|O94742 Saccharomyces cerevisiae YDR363W-A Component of the lid subcomplex of the regulatory subunit of the 26S proteasome) yields the protein MSNKEPRKSSLEDDDEFEDFPADSWPSQPVSQDLTKDSNLWAEDWDDIEVEDDFTKELKKELEN